The sequence below is a genomic window from Pseudomonadota bacterium.
CCGGTTCTACCGTTCTTTGATCGCGAGGAGCCCGAATGAGCCAGGAAAAGCTCGAATTTCTAGAGAGGTCGCGGACCTACTGGAACCCGCGCAAGACGCAGGACTGGCAGGATATGGGCGTCGATCTGGTGATCGATCGGCGCGAGGGCTACTACCTCTTCGACATGGACGGACGTCGGCTGATCGACGTCCA
It includes:
- a CDS encoding aspartate aminotransferase family protein, translated to MSQEKLEFLERSRTYWNPRKTQDWQDMGVDLVIDRREGYYLFDMDGRRLIDV